The sequence below is a genomic window from Brevibacillus agri.
TCGCACAAGGAAATGACCGCGTCCGCCTCCGGCAAGGAAAGCTCGCGCATATCCTGCTCGACCCACGCCACCTCTACTTGCTCCTGCCGCATTTTGTCGTAGGCAATCGCCAGCATCTCGGCGGACAGATCGACGCCCGTGACCCGATAGCCGCGCTTGGCCAGCGGAATCGCAATCGATCCCGTCCCGCAGCCCAGATCAATGACTCGTTTTGGGGCCTCTCCCTTTTGCCAGGTGCGCTCGACCCAGTCCAGCCATTGATCGTAGGGGGTGTCCGCCATCAGCCTGTCGTAAACTGCGGCCATGTGTGCGTACGCCATCCGTTTTTACCCTTGCGCAGCGAAGGACACTTCTTCTGCATCCTTCCACAGTCGCTCCAGATTGTAAAACTCGCGATCTTCGCGGTGGAAGACGTGAATCACGATATCGCCGAGGTCGACGAGCACCCAGCGTCCCTCATCCGCGCCTTCAATGCCGCGAACGTCAAAACCGTTTTTGTGGGCTTGATCGCGAATTTCGCGCACGATCGCCTGCACCTGACGCTCGTTGTTTCCGTGGCAGATCATGAAGTAGTCTGCAATCACCGAAAGCTTGCTGATGTCCAGCACCTTCAGATTTTCTGCCTTTTTGTCTTCTGCTGCCTTCACTACCAAGCGAGCCAACTCTTCTACTGTTTTAACCATCAAAGCCCTCCTTCTTTCCCTTTGCGGGATACCAGATCGTTATAAGCGGTAAGCGTCAGCGGATAGACCGTCTTCTGCTTTTCTATCAAAAACTGGATCGTGCCTCCCAAAGCGAGAGCCAGGGCGGCATCAAGGTCTTTCTCGGCCAGCGTGCGAATCTGCTCCACGCCAGGAAAATTCCGGTTCGGTTCTATATAGTCTGCCACACAAACCACTTTTTCTAACAGGGACATCCCGGCTCGCCCGGTCGTATGGTAGCGAACGGCTTGCAAAATATCCGGGTCCGTCACTCCCAGGTCGTTCTGAATGACGATTGCCCCGGCAAAAGCGTGCCACAGCTCTTTTTCCCCTTCCAACAGCTCTGTCGGCATATCGTGGCGAACGAGAATTTCGAACATTTTCTCCACGGGCCAGCATTTGCAGTAGTCGTGCAAAAGTCCGGCAAGCTCGGCTTTGTCAGGGTCAGCGCCGTATCGCTGTGCAAGCTCGCGGGCAGACTGGGCGACCCCCAAAGTATGCTTGTAGCGCTTCTCGTGCATTTGCGCCCGGATGCGCGCAAGCAGTTCCTCCCGATTAGACAAGAGTTTCATAGAATCGGTTCTCCTTTATATAACGCTCCACAGCATCAGGTACCAGATAGCGGATGCTTTTGCCCGCCGCCGCCTTTTCCCGGATTAACGTGGAAGAGATGTCCCAGACCGGCATCTCCACGAAGGTGACGTACTCGCACGCCTCCCGCTCCAGCTCCGTGCCCGGTCGCGCCAGACCTATAAAGCGTACCATGCGGATCAACTGTTGGAACTGGTACCATTTGGGCAAGATTTTTACCATGTCTCCCCCAATAATAAAAGAAAACTGACAATCAGGAAACTGCTGCGTGAGCAGAACCATCGTATCGTACGTGTAAGAGGGGCCTTTTCGGGCCAGTTCGATATCCGTCACGCGAAACGACTCGTGATCGGCTATGGCGAGCTGAACCATTTGCAGGCGATGATGCGCCTCTGTCAGCCCCTCCCTGCTCTTGTGCGGCGGAATGTGCGATGGCATAAACCAGACCTCGTCAAGTCCAGCCTGCTCTCTGGCCTGTTCAGCCGCCAGCAAGTGGCCGCAATGGATGGGATCAAACGTGCCGCCCATGATCCCGACTTTTTTTCGTGCGTCCTTCATGGTGTTCGATCACTTACGGCAGCTTGATCGTCTTGTGCTCCCGGGACTCTTTGTACAAGACAACCGTATGGCCAATCAGTTGCACCAGCTCGGCACCCGCACCTGCTGCCAGTTCTTCTGCTACTTCATGCTTGTCGTCGCTGTTGTTTTGCAAAATCGCGACTTTAATCAGCTCGCGCACTTCCAGCGCTTCCTTGATCTGGGTAATCATATTTTCGTTAACGCCGCCTTTTCCTACCTGGAAAATCGGGGTGAGATGATGAGCTTCTGCGCGCAAAAAGCGCTTTTGCTTGCCGGTCAACATCGGCATGCCTCCTTTAGTTCCTGCAATCATGTTCGATCAGGTTGTTTTCGTCAGTTGCTGCAAGACGACTTCGCGCATGACTTCCGTCGGTGCGTCGGTTCCCGTCCACAGCTCAAAAGCAAGGGCGCCCTGGTTCACAAACATGCCGACGCCGGAGTGAACAGTCGCGCCGATCGCCTGCGCTTCGCGGAGCAGTCTTGTCTCCAGCGGGTTGTAAATCAGGTCGCTGACAATCAGCCCGGAGTGAAGCCAGTCTGCTGGCACCGGGGTGTCCTGCACGTTTGGCAGCATTCCGATGGACGTCGTATTAATCAAAAGCGAAGAGTCCGCGATCGCGTCTTTGCCTTCGCCCTGCTCGACGATTCGCGTCGGAACGATCGTGCCTACATGCTCGGCCAGCACGGCGGCTCTTTCCCGCGAGCGATTGATGATGCGGATTTCCTTTACGCCTTTTTCGGCGAGCGTAAACGCAACGGCACGGGCAGCACCGCCCGCGCCCATCATGGTGACAATTTGCTTGTCCAGCACGATTCCCGTCTCTTCCACAAGGGAGCGGACGTAGCCCATGCCATCTGTATTGTAGCCGATCAGCCTGCCATCTTTGCTCACCACGGTATTGACGGCGCCGATTCGCTTCGCCAGCGGATCAATTTCATCGAGCATCGGCATGATCGCGACCTTGTGCGGGATCGTGACGTTAATCCCGCGAAGGCCCAATGCGCGAATCCCCGCTACCGCGTCCTCCAGCGCTTCCGGTTCGACGTCGAAAGCCGAGTAGGCAAAGTCGAGTCCGGTCTCAGCAAAAGCAGCATTGTGCATCATCGGAGACTGCGAATGGGATACCGGATGTCCAAACAGGCCGACCAACTGTGTTTTGCTTGTAATCATGGAGCTTTTCCTCCCCCGTAGCTTCTCTCTCTAGCATATGGCGCAAAGCAAAAGACGCCATCATGCGCGTCGCTGGCAAAAGGCTAGATCAAACCTCTGCGTATGCCCACGCTTACCCCTTTTGGCGCGTGAACGACGACGTTCGCTTCGTACTTGCCTTGAATCGTCACCCAGCCCAAGCCGGAAATGACGATATCCGTAGGGATTTGCGACTGCTTGACCTTGAACGAATGCTTCACAAACGGCGGCAATGCTTTGGCCGCTTCCTCCCCGGTAGGGGGCACGAGCAATGTGCCGTGATGCTTTTGCAGCACCTCGTCCGCCTTTTCCAGCTTCGTGCGGTGAATGTACAGGTCGTTGTCGACATAGACGACAAACGGCTGCTTCGGTCCGCGTACAAAGTCAATGCGGGCAAGTCCGCCCAGGAACAAGGTTTGCCCATCTTCAAGCTGGTACACCTTGGAGTTGATCCGGCTTTTCGGCGTGATTTTCCTCAGATCGGATGGAGAAATCATGTGCCCGATCTGATCGCGGTTGATAATGCCCGGCGTATCGAAAATGGAGCGTCCGTCTTCCAGCGGGATTTCGATTTTGTCCAGGGTCGTGCCTGGAAACGGCGAGGTCGTAATCGTAAGCTCTGCCGCTCCGTAGTCGTGCAGGATGCGGTTAATCATCGTCGACTTGCCGACATTGGTCACGCCGACGATGTACACATCGCGTCCTTTGCGCAGTTCCCCGATCCGGTTGAGCAACTCGTCGATATGCTGCCCTTTTTGCGCACTGATGAGCACGATGGCTTCCGGGCGCAGGCCGCGTTCCTTCGCTTCGTGCTGCATCCAGTTGCGTACACGGTTCAGGTTGATGTTTCTCGGCAAAAGGTCCACCTTGTTGCCGACGAGCAAAATCGGGTTGTTGCCGACGAAGCGCGGCAAGCCTCTGAGCCAGGAGCCCTGGAAGTCGAAAATATCGACGACCATGACGACCAGAGACTGTG
It includes:
- the rsfS gene encoding ribosome silencing factor, whose amino-acid sequence is MVKTVEELARLVVKAAEDKKAENLKVLDISKLSVIADYFMICHGNNERQVQAIVREIRDQAHKNGFDVRGIEGADEGRWVLVDLGDIVIHVFHREDREFYNLERLWKDAEEVSFAAQG
- a CDS encoding nicotinate-nucleotide adenylyltransferase → MKDARKKVGIMGGTFDPIHCGHLLAAEQAREQAGLDEVWFMPSHIPPHKSREGLTEAHHRLQMVQLAIADHESFRVTDIELARKGPSYTYDTMVLLTQQFPDCQFSFIIGGDMVKILPKWYQFQQLIRMVRFIGLARPGTELEREACEYVTFVEMPVWDISSTLIREKAAAGKSIRYLVPDAVERYIKENRFYETLV
- the yqeK gene encoding bis(5'-nucleosyl)-tetraphosphatase (symmetrical) YqeK, translating into MKLLSNREELLARIRAQMHEKRYKHTLGVAQSARELAQRYGADPDKAELAGLLHDYCKCWPVEKMFEILVRHDMPTELLEGEKELWHAFAGAIVIQNDLGVTDPDILQAVRYHTTGRAGMSLLEKVVCVADYIEPNRNFPGVEQIRTLAEKDLDAALALALGGTIQFLIEKQKTVYPLTLTAYNDLVSRKGKEGGL
- the yhbY gene encoding ribosome assembly RNA-binding protein YhbY → MLTGKQKRFLRAEAHHLTPIFQVGKGGVNENMITQIKEALEVRELIKVAILQNNSDDKHEVAEELAAGAGAELVQLIGHTVVLYKESREHKTIKLP
- the yqeH gene encoding ribosome biogenesis GTPase YqeH codes for the protein MTEQTIGTCAGCGIALQTEDAKKPGYAPESALGRKVVICQRCYRIKHYNEVAPVAMGDDDFLKILDGIGSTQSLVVMVVDIFDFQGSWLRGLPRFVGNNPILLVGNKVDLLPRNINLNRVRNWMQHEAKERGLRPEAIVLISAQKGQHIDELLNRIGELRKGRDVYIVGVTNVGKSTMINRILHDYGAAELTITTSPFPGTTLDKIEIPLEDGRSIFDTPGIINRDQIGHMISPSDLRKITPKSRINSKVYQLEDGQTLFLGGLARIDFVRGPKQPFVVYVDNDLYIHRTKLEKADEVLQKHHGTLLVPPTGEEAAKALPPFVKHSFKVKQSQIPTDIVISGLGWVTIQGKYEANVVVHAPKGVSVGIRRGLI
- a CDS encoding shikimate dehydrogenase, with the translated sequence MITSKTQLVGLFGHPVSHSQSPMMHNAAFAETGLDFAYSAFDVEPEALEDAVAGIRALGLRGINVTIPHKVAIMPMLDEIDPLAKRIGAVNTVVSKDGRLIGYNTDGMGYVRSLVEETGIVLDKQIVTMMGAGGAARAVAFTLAEKGVKEIRIINRSRERAAVLAEHVGTIVPTRIVEQGEGKDAIADSSLLINTTSIGMLPNVQDTPVPADWLHSGLIVSDLIYNPLETRLLREAQAIGATVHSGVGMFVNQGALAFELWTGTDAPTEVMREVVLQQLTKTT